In a genomic window of Xenopus laevis strain J_2021 chromosome 5S, Xenopus_laevis_v10.1, whole genome shotgun sequence:
- the LOC108705580 gene encoding histone chaperone asf1a-A-like isoform X1 has product MAKVQVNNVVVLDNPSPFYNPFQFEITFECIEDLSEDLEWKIIYVGSAESEEYDQVLDSVLVGPVPAGRHMFVFQASSPNQGLIPDADAIGVTVVLITCTYRGQEFIRVGYYVNNEYTETELRENPPVKPDFSKLQRNILASNPRVTRFHINWEENTEKLDELDESNPHLHPVLSIETRPSASKGWPMSENSLNVMLESHMDCM; this is encoded by the exons ATGGCAAAGGttcaggtgaacaatgtggtgGTGCTGGATAACCCTTCTCCCTTCTACAATCCTTTCCAGTTTGAAATCACCTTTGAGTGCATAGAGGACCTTTCTGAAG ATTTAGAATGGAAAATTATTTACGTGGGCTCTGCTGAAAGTGAAGAATATGACCAGGTTTTAGATTCCGTATTGGTGGGACCTGTACCTGCAGGCCGACATATGTTTGTATTTCAG GCCAGTTCCCCCAACCAAGGCCTTATACCAGACGCAGATGCCATTGGTGTAACTGTGGTGCTTATCACATGCACATACAGAGGGCAAGAGTTTATCAGAGTGGGTTATTATGTTAATAATGAATATACAGAAACAGAACTGCGGGAAAACCCTCCTGTGAAACCAGACTTTTCCAAG CTTCAGAGAAACATATTGGCATCAAATCCTAGAGTAACCAGGTTTCACATAAACTGGGAAGAAAATACAGAGAAGCTTGATGAACTTGATGAAAGTAACCCTCATCTGCATCCAGTACTTTCCATAGAGACCAGACCTTCAGCTTCAAAAGGATGGCCCATGTCAGAGAACTCTTTAAATGTCATGCTAGAATCTCATATGGACTGCATGTGA
- the LOC108705580 gene encoding histone chaperone asf1a-A-like isoform X2: MGMLLLHGENLEWKIIYVGSAESEEYDQVLDSVLVGPVPAGRHMFVFQASSPNQGLIPDADAIGVTVVLITCTYRGQEFIRVGYYVNNEYTETELRENPPVKPDFSKLQRNILASNPRVTRFHINWEENTEKLDELDESNPHLHPVLSIETRPSASKGWPMSENSLNVMLESHMDCM, encoded by the exons ATGGGAATGCTGCTGCTGCACGGGGAAA ATTTAGAATGGAAAATTATTTACGTGGGCTCTGCTGAAAGTGAAGAATATGACCAGGTTTTAGATTCCGTATTGGTGGGACCTGTACCTGCAGGCCGACATATGTTTGTATTTCAG GCCAGTTCCCCCAACCAAGGCCTTATACCAGACGCAGATGCCATTGGTGTAACTGTGGTGCTTATCACATGCACATACAGAGGGCAAGAGTTTATCAGAGTGGGTTATTATGTTAATAATGAATATACAGAAACAGAACTGCGGGAAAACCCTCCTGTGAAACCAGACTTTTCCAAG CTTCAGAGAAACATATTGGCATCAAATCCTAGAGTAACCAGGTTTCACATAAACTGGGAAGAAAATACAGAGAAGCTTGATGAACTTGATGAAAGTAACCCTCATCTGCATCCAGTACTTTCCATAGAGACCAGACCTTCAGCTTCAAAAGGATGGCCCATGTCAGAGAACTCTTTAAATGTCATGCTAGAATCTCATATGGACTGCATGTGA